The segment GGCCTTTTGTCAAGGCTCCCCTGCCCTAGCCACCATTCAGAACACGGCAGAATGTTAAGAGGGCACAGCACAGACCTTTGGAGTGAGAATAGCTGGCTTTGCTTTCCAAGCGTTGCAGGCTTGTTGTCCTTGAGCAGAACATGGCATTATCGTTGATGTTTTACAGGGTTGCAGGAAATTAGGTTTGCCGAGCTCAGGCAAAGGTGTTTTCTGGAAGAGTCAGGGTAACCACCCAGACTGCATCCTGTGCTTTAACTGCAAGATCACGATCTGTCAGCTGTTAGTTATTAGAGTTAATTGGTTGATTAATTCTCCCTTTGTGATTGCAAGGCAATGTATAAAGGCACAGTTGTCTTGTGGCTAGGTAAGTGTGATGGGATAAGTGTAAAtacaagcagagcagcagggtgtTTACTGTGCCTGGAcctcttgctctttttttgccCAAGAGCCTTACTGCTTGCTTTTATGTCTGACGAGGTTGTTAAAAAATCTTCAGCAAACACTGCTACAGGGCAGCAAAACGCACACTAACCCCTTTGCTTTGTGTCTTGCAGATGTATGTCCATTCCTGTCACCATGAGAGCAATTCGTAGAAAAGCAGAAACGATTCAAGCAGACACACCAGCCTTGTCCCTCATTGCAGAGACAGTAGAAGATATGGTGAAGAAAAATCttcccccagccagcagcccagggtATGGCATGACCACAGGCAGCAACCCAATGAGTGGTACCACTACCCCAACAAACACTTTTCCTGGGGGGCCCATCACTACTTTGTTTAACATGAGCATAAGCATGAAAGAGAGGCATGACTCGGTGGGCCATGGGGAGGACTTCAGCAAAGTGTCTCAGAACCCTATTCTCACTAGTTTGTTGCAGATCACAGGGAATGTGGGGTCTACCATTGGCTCAAGTCCAACCCCTCCCCATCACACACCACCACCAGTATCCTCACCAGCAAGCAACACCAAGAACCACCCCATGCTCATGAACCTTCTTAAAGAGAATCCCCCTCAGGATTTCTCCACTCTGTATGGGAGCAGCCCTCTCGAAAGGCAGAACTCTTCCTCTGGCTCCCCCAGAATGGAAATGGGCCCTGGGGGgaataagcaaaagaaaaaaaagtcccGCATGCCGGCCGACAAGCCCAAGCATCAGACTGAGGATGATTTCCAGAGGGAGCTCTTTTCAATGGATGTTGACTCCCAGAATCCCATTTTTGATGTCAACATGACTGCAGACACCCTGGACACCCCTCATATTACTCCAGCACCCAGCCAATGCAGCACTCCTCCTACTACATACCCACAGCCTATACCTCACTCGCAGCCCAGTATTCAGAGAATGGTTCGACTTTCTAGTTCGGACAGCATTGGAGCTGATGTTACTGATATCCTTTCAGATATAGCAGAGGAGGCTTCCAAGCTCCCCACCACTAACGAGGACTGCCCGCCCATTGGGACTCCAGTAAGAGACTCTTCTAGTTCAGGACATTCACAAAGTGCCCTCTTTGACCCAGATGTTTTTCAGACGAACAATAGCGAGAACCCGTACACAGATCCAGCAGACCTCATAGCAGACGCTGCTGTGAGCCCCAACAGCGATTcttcaaaccatttttttccagatggaGTAGATTTCAATCCTGACTTGCTGAACAGTCAGAGTCAAAGCGGCTTTGGGGAGGAGTACTTTGATGAGAGTAGTCAGAGTGGAGACACCGATGATTTCAAGGGCTACGCATCCCAGGCTCTAACTACTTTGGGGGTGCAAGTCTTGGGGGCTGATGggggggaaaataaatttaagggGAGCAATCAGTCTGATACGGTAGATTTTAGTATTATTGCAGCTGCAAGCAAAGCACTGGGGTCCTCTGACATCATAGAGCATCACAGTGGAGGTCAGAGCCCTTTGCTGAATACAGGGgatttaggaaaagaaaagtctCAGAAACGGGTAAAGGAAGGCAATGGTTCTGGAAGTAACATGGCAGGTCCTGGCATAGATGGGAAGCCAGGGAAGCGCAGCCGGACGCCATCCAGTGATGGTAAAAGTAAAGAGAAACTTCCAAAGCGGAAGAAGCAGGAGACAGATGGGAAATCTCCATCTCACAGTTCATCAAACAGGCCTTTCACAccaccagccagcacaggtGGGTCCAAATCTCCTGGGAGCTCAGGCAGATCTCAGACTCCTCCCGGTGTAGCTACTCCTCCTATTCCAAAAATAACCATTCAGATCCCAAAAGGAACAGTGACTGTTGGCAAACCGTCTTCACACGGCCAGTATACCAGTAGTGGCTCTGtcacctcctccagcagcaaaaGCCACCATGGCCATTCTTCTTCCTCgtcctcttcttcctcctcttcaacctcaggcaaaattaaaagcagcaaatcGGAAGGGTCTTCTGGCTCAAAGATGAGCAGCAGCCTCTACTCGAGCCAAGGCAGCTCAAGTTCAGGTCAGTCCAAAAGTTCGGCTCAGTCGGTGGGAAAGCCTGGATCCTCCCCCATCACCAAACATGGCCTCAGCAGCGGTTCTGGAAGCACCAAGATGAAACCTCAAGGAAAGCCATCGTCACTTATGAACCCTTCCATGAGTAAACCAAACATCTCTCCATCTCATTCAAGACCCTCGGGAGGTTCTGACAAGCTTGCTTCTCCCATGAAACCTGTCCCAGGTACTCCCCCGTCATCTAAAGCAAAGTCACCTATCAGTTCAGGTTCCGGAGGCTCCCACATGTCTGGGACCGGATCGAGCTCGAGTATGAAATCGTCTTCAGGAATGGGATCCTCTGGGTCTATGTCACAGAAACCACCTCCTTCATCCAATTCTTCGACGGcatcttcatcttccttttcgTCTAGTGGGTCTTCCATGTCTTCATCTCAGAACCAGCATGGAAGTTCCAAAGGCAAGTCTCCGAGCAGAAACAAGAAGCCATCGCTGACTGCAGTCATAGACAAACTGAAACATGGGGTTGTCACTAGCGGGCCTGGTGGAGATGACCCGATGGATGGACAAATGGGGCCAAGTTCCAATTCCTCAAGCCATACTATGTCCTCCAAACACAATATGTCTGGGGGGGAATTCCAGGGCAAACGTGAGAAGAGTGACAAAGAGAAGTCAAAAGTCTCTGTTTCTGGAGGATCTGTTGAGTCTTCCAAGAAGACTTCAGATTCCAAAAATGTTGGAAGCACTGGAGTGGCCAAAATTATCATCAGCAAACACGACGGTGGTTCCCCTAGCATTAAAGCCAAAGTAACTTTGCAGAAacctggggaaggaggtggggATAGCCTAAGGCCTCAGATGGCTTCTTCCAAAAGCTATGGGTCTCCTCTGATCAGTGGATCTACTCCAAAACACGAACGCTGCTCTCCCAGCCACAGTAAGTCACCAGCATACACTCCCCAAAACATAGACAGTGAGAGCGAGTCGGGCTCTTCCATAGCAGAGAAATCCTATcagaacagccccagctctgacGATGGCATTAGGCCTTTGCCTGAATATAGCTCAGAAAAACACAAGAAGcacaaaaaagagaagaaaaaagtgaaagacaaAGACCGGGACAGAGATCGGGATCGGGATAAAGACAGAGACAAGAAGAAATCCCACAGCATGAAGCCGGAGAGCTGGTCCAAGTCCCCAATTTCAGCTGACCAGTCTCTTTCCATGACGAGCAGCGCTATCCTTTCAGCCGAGCGACCATCGCGGGCTAGCCCTGAGTTTTTGATCGGGGAAGAAGATGATGATCTCATGGATGTTGCTCTAATTGGCAATTAATTTTTCCTAGTGTCTTTAAAAGATGAGCTGTATGCGGGACCTGCGGGTTCTGGAGATTGGAAGAAGGAACTCTTCATTGCAAACCTGCCACGTTGATTTTTATGGGGTGTGtttgaagaggggaaaaacaaaacaaaacaaaaaagtatttcaaaggaTCTCCAAAGTCTGAAGAGAAAGTGTGAGCGCCAGCAACTCATTCGGCAAGCCAGGTTCCTGACTGTGGCCTTCATCCTGCGGACACTTACACTCATTCTTAATTTATAAGTATTAATTGCCCCATTAGAGTTAATGGGTATAAAGCTAAGCATGAGTGTAAGTGTGGGAGCAGACCCCAAACTGGTGCAAACAGAGACATAGGCTATTCTGAGACAGTCAGttcccctgcccctcttcccGTTCAAAATAAGTTGCTTTTGTATTTAGGaaactttaattattttaggGCATGTTTTAGGGTTgggttttcctcttttgaaaaGGGTGGTTGGAAGAGGAAtcaaaaaaggttttttaatttatttttatggcgCTGCTTCGTTCAATGCCTGATTCAGTGCGGTGCTGAGCAACTTCATCTTCCTGTGATAAcgagctgctctgcagaatcAGGCGCTGTGTTCTGATGGTTATCAGGATTTTCTTCCAGGTCACGGTGATGAAGGATTGCTGTCTTGTCTTTGACTTCCCTTTCATTTTAGCTATTTATTTATGTCCGTATCCGACTGCCTCGTGCTGCTTGGTTTCACACAGTCTCTGTTTTAATTGTATGATGCAGAGCCCAAAAGGACTTGGGAGTTTGGGTAGAGCCCACGGATTCGGGCAGCTCTGCCCACGTGCAGCCACCGTAGCTTTGGTGAAGCTGGTGACATTCTGGCATGCGTTGGAGCAAATCTAAATTGTGAAGGACCTCCACTGTCTTCACCTGAGCGTTGCTTCCTTGTCAGCCTTAGCAAAGAGCTTCCCCAGAACCCCCCGATGCTGCATTTGTAAAGCGATGGACTGTAAGCCACACACGTCCCGGTCCTTCGAGCGCTTTAGAGCCATGCATAATGTATCCACTACAAATACTTCCGTTAATGTCGATAGAACAGCTCACGTGTGTTCACGGTTCAAACCATGGGCCTCATTTTCTCAATCTCTTTCTGTTGCTGAGCCCTTCAGGGTTTcgttttgggttttgctttttttatttttaatttgaacttGCAAGCGTGCTTCTCGAATAGTAGTTCTGATCATGCACATGAGTTGCCTCCTGTCTCTGGGAGCTGTTAGCCTGGCAGTGTGAGTCAGCCGAGTCCCGGTGTTAGCGGTGACACTGCTGGAAAAACAGCCCCTAACTGGTTCATCTGGGATAAGAAttgcagcagaagcagtgatTTCCTTAAAAGATGGAATTTCACCTTTTGGCTGGAATTAGGAGCATAACTCGGGCATCCTCTGTGGTCTTACCTTGTGGTCCCTGAAAGGGAAAGAGACTCAGGagagtgttttatttttaaaagcagttaaatGTGTTCACTGAAGAGGAATGCGGGAAATCAAGAGTTCTGCAAACACATCTTTTGAATTACATGCTAAGCAGAATCCCACTCCTGTTGGATTTTGCTGTTGATTCCCAGAGGCCAGGATTTCCCCCATAGGAATGAGATAATACTTTGCCTTTGAGGATGCAGTCCGAAACAGACGGTGAggattttaaatttcttttaaaccaCAGAGATTTCCAGCCCTCTGTATGGTCTGACCCCAGCGATACCCCAGGcaagttatttcttttctggctCATTCAAAGCCATAGCGAGGCTGATGGCTTTTCAGTAGGGTGGCAGCTATTTAGTTAGTTGTCGGGATTTTTccacctcttccctcctgcttttAGCTTCATTCCAGG is part of the Falco naumanni isolate bFalNau1 chromosome 18, bFalNau1.pat, whole genome shotgun sequence genome and harbors:
- the MED1 gene encoding mediator of RNA polymerase II transcription subunit 1 isoform X1, translated to MKAAPGGAEETEKLNKMSTLLERLHAKYNQARPWTETMKLVRQVMEKRVVMNSGGHQHLVSCLETLQKALKVSSLPAMTDRLESIARQNGLGSHLSANGTECYITSDMFYVEVQLDPTGLLCDVKVAHHGENPVSCPELVQHLREKNFDEFSKHLRGLVNLYKLPGDNKLKTKMYLALQSLELDLSKMAGMYWQATNANPLDKILRGSVGYLTPRSGGLLMNLKYYVSPYDLFEDGTGASVILHENNVPRSLGMNVSVTVEGTMAMYKLPIAPLIMGSHPVDSKGTPSFSSITSANSVDLPACFFLKFPRPIPVSRAFIQKLQGCTGIPLFDTPPTFVPLYELITQFELSKEADPLPLNHNMRFYAALPGQQHCYFLNKDAPLPDGRSLQGTLISKIAFQHPGRVPLILNLIRHQVAYNTLIGSCVKRTVLKEDSPGILQFEVCPLSDSCFSVSFQHPVNDSLVCVVMDVQDSTHVNCKLYKGLSDALICTDDFIAKVVQRCMSIPVTMRAIRRKAETIQADTPALSLIAETVEDMVKKNLPPASSPGYGMTTGSNPMSGTTTPTNTFPGGPITTLFNMSISMKERHDSVGHGEDFSKVSQNPILTSLLQITGNVGSTIGSSPTPPHHTPPPVSSPASNTKNHPMLMNLLKENPPQDFSTLYGSSPLERQNSSSGSPRMEMGPGGNKQKKKKSRMPADKPKHQTEDDFQRELFSMDVDSQNPIFDVNMTADTLDTPHITPAPSQCSTPPTTYPQPIPHSQPSIQRMVRLSSSDSIGADVTDILSDIAEEASKLPTTNEDCPPIGTPVRDSSSSGHSQSALFDPDVFQTNNSENPYTDPADLIADAAVSPNSDSSNHFFPDGVDFNPDLLNSQSQSGFGEEYFDESSQSGDTDDFKGYASQALTTLGVQVLGADGGENKFKGSNQSDTVDFSIIAAASKALGSSDIIEHHSGGQSPLLNTGDLGKEKSQKRVKEGNGSGSNMAGPGIDGKPGKRSRTPSSDGKSKEKLPKRKKQETDGKSPSHSSSNRPFTPPASTGGSKSPGSSGRSQTPPGVATPPIPKITIQIPKGTVTVGKPSSHGQYTSSGSVTSSSSKSHHGHSSSSSSSSSSSTSGKIKSSKSEGSSGSKMSSSLYSSQGSSSSGQSKSSAQSVGKPGSSPITKHGLSSGSGSTKMKPQGKPSSLMNPSMSKPNISPSHSRPSGGSDKLASPMKPVPGTPPSSKAKSPISSGSGGSHMSGTGSSSSMKSSSGMGSSGSMSQKPPPSSNSSTASSSSFSSSGSSMSSSQNQHGSSKGKSPSRNKKPSLTAVIDKLKHGVVTSGPGGDDPMDGQMGPSSNSSSHTMSSKHNMSGGEFQGKREKSDKEKSKVSVSGGSVESSKKTSDSKNVGSTGVAKIIISKHDGGSPSIKAKVTLQKPGEGGGDSLRPQMASSKSYGSPLISGSTPKHERCSPSHSKSPAYTPQNIDSESESGSSIAEKSYQNSPSSDDGIRPLPEYSSEKHKKHKKEKKKVKDKDRDRDRDRDKDRDKKKSHSMKPESWSKSPISADQSLSMTSSAILSAERPSRASPEFLIGEEDDDLMDVALIGN
- the MED1 gene encoding mediator of RNA polymerase II transcription subunit 1 isoform X2 translates to MKAAPGGAEETEKLNKMSTLLERLHAKYNQARPWTETMKLVRQVMEKRVVMNSGGHQHLVSCLETLQKALKVSSLPAMTDRLESIARQNGLGSHLSANGTECYITSDMFYVEVQLDPTGLLCDVKVAHHGENPVSCPELVQHLREKNFDEFSKHLRGLVNLYKLPGDNKLKTKMYLALQSLELDLSKMAGMYWQATNANPLDKILRGSVGYLTPRSGGLLMNLKYYVSPYDLFEDGTGASVILHENNVPRSLGMNVSVTVEGTMAMYKLPIAPLIMGSHPVDSKGTPSFSSITSANSVDLPACFFLKFPRPIPVSRAFIQKLQGCTGIPLFDTPPTFVPLYELITQFELSKEADPLPLNHNMRFYAALPGQQHCYFLNKDAPLPDGRSLQGTLISKIAFQHPGRVPLILNLIRHQVAYNTLIGSCVKRTVLKEDSPGILQFEVCPLSDSCFSVSFQHPVNDSLVCVVMDVQDSTHVNCKLYKGLSDALICTDDFIAKVVQRCMSIPVTMRAIRRKAETIQADTPALSLIAETVEDMVKKNLPPASSPGLLQITGNVGSTIGSSPTPPHHTPPPVSSPASNTKNHPMLMNLLKENPPQDFSTLYGSSPLERQNSSSGSPRMEMGPGGNKQKKKKSRMPADKPKHQTEDDFQRELFSMDVDSQNPIFDVNMTADTLDTPHITPAPSQCSTPPTTYPQPIPHSQPSIQRMVRLSSSDSIGADVTDILSDIAEEASKLPTTNEDCPPIGTPVRDSSSSGHSQSALFDPDVFQTNNSENPYTDPADLIADAAVSPNSDSSNHFFPDGVDFNPDLLNSQSQSGFGEEYFDESSQSGDTDDFKGYASQALTTLGVQVLGADGGENKFKGSNQSDTVDFSIIAAASKALGSSDIIEHHSGGQSPLLNTGDLGKEKSQKRVKEGNGSGSNMAGPGIDGKPGKRSRTPSSDGKSKEKLPKRKKQETDGKSPSHSSSNRPFTPPASTGGSKSPGSSGRSQTPPGVATPPIPKITIQIPKGTVTVGKPSSHGQYTSSGSVTSSSSKSHHGHSSSSSSSSSSSTSGKIKSSKSEGSSGSKMSSSLYSSQGSSSSGQSKSSAQSVGKPGSSPITKHGLSSGSGSTKMKPQGKPSSLMNPSMSKPNISPSHSRPSGGSDKLASPMKPVPGTPPSSKAKSPISSGSGGSHMSGTGSSSSMKSSSGMGSSGSMSQKPPPSSNSSTASSSSFSSSGSSMSSSQNQHGSSKGKSPSRNKKPSLTAVIDKLKHGVVTSGPGGDDPMDGQMGPSSNSSSHTMSSKHNMSGGEFQGKREKSDKEKSKVSVSGGSVESSKKTSDSKNVGSTGVAKIIISKHDGGSPSIKAKVTLQKPGEGGGDSLRPQMASSKSYGSPLISGSTPKHERCSPSHSKSPAYTPQNIDSESESGSSIAEKSYQNSPSSDDGIRPLPEYSSEKHKKHKKEKKKVKDKDRDRDRDRDKDRDKKKSHSMKPESWSKSPISADQSLSMTSSAILSAERPSRASPEFLIGEEDDDLMDVALIGN